Proteins co-encoded in one Deinococcus arcticus genomic window:
- a CDS encoding TerC family protein produces the protein MEALFGWITQPEAWLAFGTLLLLEVVLGIDNVIFISILAGKLPPDQQQRARTIGLLAAMLMRLGLLFSISWIYSLKTELFSVFGVGFSGRDLILIFGGLFLLYKAVKEMHEQLEGPGAHEAGPTAGRVAGANFAAIIGQIMLLDIVFSLDSVITAVGMADDIGVMVAAVVVTVLIMLVAARPIGDFVQAHPTVKMLALAFLLLIGVNLIADGFGFKIPKGYTYFAMGFAIAVELLNLRMRRGKPVALHESGRHPDAG, from the coding sequence ATGGAAGCACTGTTCGGGTGGATCACCCAGCCGGAAGCCTGGCTGGCTTTCGGCACGCTGTTGTTGCTGGAAGTCGTGCTGGGCATCGACAACGTTATTTTCATCTCGATTCTGGCGGGCAAGCTGCCCCCGGACCAGCAGCAGCGGGCGCGCACCATCGGCCTGCTGGCGGCCATGCTCATGCGCCTGGGCCTGCTGTTTTCCATCAGCTGGATCTACAGCCTGAAAACGGAGCTGTTCAGCGTGTTTGGCGTGGGCTTTTCAGGCCGCGACCTGATTCTGATTTTCGGTGGGCTGTTCCTGCTGTACAAGGCCGTCAAGGAGATGCACGAGCAACTTGAAGGGCCCGGCGCCCACGAGGCGGGGCCCACGGCGGGGCGCGTGGCCGGGGCCAACTTTGCGGCGATTATTGGGCAGATCATGCTGCTGGACATCGTGTTCAGCCTGGACAGCGTGATTACGGCCGTGGGCATGGCCGACGACATCGGCGTGATGGTGGCGGCCGTGGTCGTCACGGTACTGATCATGCTGGTGGCGGCGCGGCCCATTGGCGACTTCGTTCAGGCCCACCCCACCGTCAAGATGCTGGCCCTGGCCTTCTTGCTGCTGATCGGCGTGAACCTCATTGCCGACGGCTTCGGCTTCAAGATTCCCAAGGGCTACACCTACTTCGCCATGGGCTTTGCCATTGCCGTGGAACTGCTGAACCTGCGCATGCGCCGGGGCAAGCCCGTGGCCCTGCACGAAAGCGGCCGTCACCCCGACGCGGGCTGA